The Mercurialis annua linkage group LG7, ddMerAnnu1.2, whole genome shotgun sequence genome includes the window gggttaattgcaaatgcatatacgaattttacactaatttgcgattacaacataaactttgaaatttgGCAATGTCAATAACTAACTTTTATTTTCtggcaaattgatacaccgaccaatcacgcaacgacacatgacggtatattacaatgtccacgttagtgtttttcgtgtttggtgtatcgatttgccaaaagtgtaaatttagttactaacattgccaaatttcaaagtttatgttgtaatttcaaatttgggtaaagttcgtgtatgaatttgcaattaatcctTTATTTAAAAGATCAATTTTCATCGGTGAttctttatttgtttcgtactctTGATTGTTtgtattataaattaaagtattagattaattataagaatattaaataaaatatgctAAGAAATGCCATAAAATggaataaagaaaagaaaagaaaatagcagagagaaaagaagaagaaagaaagaaagagaataAGGTATACAattgtttacaaaaataaaaataaaaagggctaatctcatataaaatcaccatatttataccttttttttatttcaatctcgttctttaaaaatgtcaaataaaatcagcacttttcatttttttgcaaatctatcacgaatgtgaaaattcgatgtatttttgttgattcGACAACCAGAATCAACAAGAAAAATGTAAGAGAAAAgcattttttgtgttaattagaataatagttaaattagGACATGTATTTAGGAGGAAAAAGACACCAAATTTTCTCATCGGCgataaatttgcaaaaaaatgaaaaatggtgattttatttgacagtTTTTAAAGGAcgcgattaaaatgaaaaacaagtgaaggtggtgattttataataaaattaatccaaataaaAATGCTAATAAGCTAAATTTAATTGACAGTACAATTAAAAAcactagaaaaataaattttaaaaagtgaagtatCCAACACTAATAGGTTAGAAAATGAAATCTTTTTGCAaattccttttaaaaaaattagacgaCGGTTAGAAAGTTAAGTCAAAAGGCTAAACAATTTTATGCAGAAACAATTCAACGGTAACGGTTTTCTGTATTTTTAGACGGTTCAACACTATTTCCGGTTTTAAGAAATAATTGGACTAGATTGATCTCCGATTTTCAGTTAAACCAGCTGGTTCGGTCGGATTTTTAGAACCAAAGTATTAAGTAAGTCATCAGCAATATTTACCAAGAAATTGCTAGTTggaaaaatatatccaaatcaATTTTTGGTTATTTGTTAAGTTTATGGATTTTAAAATGTCAACTCATTTAAACTTTATATAAACATAAACGTCAAAgacaacaaaacaaaaacacttCTATCATTGTTACCGTCAGAAACAAATTACTTGTAATACCGgtcatataatataataaatttatagtaaTAATTTTTGACATTTCATGGATTATTATGTTTCCttcataaaatattatgtaTCCTCCGTAAGATCTAATCTTAAAGATGTTTTTCCTTGCAATTGCACAAATTTGAAAGTTCAACACGGTTTTAGTCTATTCAAACTTATGCTTTGTCTTCTTATTGTCATGTAATTTACTTTTTGTCTATTCAAATGTTcttagaataattatacaatataACGGTTGCGCCAcatcattcgtgcaacaaaccaatgacgCGTTAACTATGtgtaaatgtttaatgataaaaaaatgaataaaaaataaataaaaaataaaaaatttatattgcaAATGATTATTAggttgttgtaaaaatgacgtgacatatccgttgtgtgggataaacactcatgTAATTAACATACATATTCAAAAGCTCTTGTTGATATGTTGTAATTATCTTCTGTTAATAGTGCTACTCAGATGCTATTGTATGGTTTAATTTTGACTAAAATCCATTTATTAAAGtgttgattatttatattttttacggatataaattaaaattatatacttatatgtttaaaatcATTAGATGATCAACCAAAGTTGATGTTTAGAAACTgcctttaaaattaaaaagatagcAACAAGTGTTCTATATTAAAAAGTGCATAATGAGACTTAGGTGTATttcatacaaaaataaattaaggggCAAATCAGAATTTAGGAGTAAACATTCGGGACATAAACAAACATGAAGTTTAGGTGTACCGGTCATGTTATTAATGAGTCATTCACGTAGAAAAGAGAtgagaaaatatttaaattatttaactcCGTCAAAATAATGGCACATGTAGGACAATCAACGTTAGGGGTGTATTTCAGCGAAGAACAAATTTAGAGGCAAATTCGGAAATAAGTTTTGCTCAGAAATAAGTTTAGGGCCGAGTTCCCATGCGGTATGAACAACGACCTTTTCATGAGAATATGAGCTAATAATTTGTTGAAAGTTAACAGCTAACTTCCTTTTCACAACTATTTACCTAATTATACACTCTTACATAGTCCATGTTTAGTTTTTTTGGGCAATAGtgtcaaaattttgaattttagcatcaaacttctaaattatctcgattttatgttttcattTGCAATTTTATTCAACTttccaaaattaattttattttatccatatgataatatatatcgttctgaaatttaatataaaataataattttatcctATTACGTGGCATCCAAGTCAACAGTTTAATAATGcgaaaaattcaaacgttttataaatttattaaaacttttaaaatttacaaatctatttcaattttattgtattcaatttgtttcaatcaaatttcaaattttattatgtCAATGTTCCACCTCATTACAATACATATTTGTCTTATTTGGCTTTTCTGATTATTTTTAgattcaaacttttttttttgcttcaaacattaaaaattagaaaattaaaaattaaattttaataatgtttttgatttttttatatcagaagttaaattttaaattctgaaaaataaattttgctaaTTATAAAGTTAGTATATAAATTCAACTGAATTTTGagacaataaatttaattaatttttttagagttGCAACAAAATTAGTAGGTagagttaaatttataaaatatcaaaaatgttTGACTATTTGGCACCATTAAGTCACACAATTAGATAAAATcatcattttattaaattccATCGTGGTATGCTATGTGGGTACAATTAAAACGATTTTTCCTAaattccttttaatttttttcagtttcaaCACGAGTTCGGACTGAACCATATCCTACCCATAAATTAGTTGGTCGTCTATGACCCTAGAAAATGACGTAATGGATGTTTGGTCCAGTTTTTTGGTGCagattttactttttattttttcaaaaaaactcaaatttttctaaaaattatttttagagttttttgAATCTCTGATAGTTGTTGTTGAAAAAAAACtctattttgtatatttttaccAACAATTAAAAACTGTTTTAAtattcttaattatttaaacaaaacTATCTTTATTAAACTATCCTGttttcataatattataaataattaaaggttattttacatatatacaaaaacaGCCAGCTAATAAAATTTCACTAAACGCATATATTTTATCAGCTATTAACTAACAGTTAACAGTTAACGAACATTATCAGCTATAAGAAACAATTAGAACAAATaagctcttttttttttaataaagagtAGTTTTTCGAGGTTGATGTAATAAAAgtcaatcacaaaaaaaaaaggaaaaagatatTTTCTGTGAATCTTCTTGATAATTAGGATTGGGTCAAATTGTTGACCTAGACTTCAATGAACAACTGTAATATATATATGTCAATAACAACTCTCTATGCAAACAAACCATCACTGAAGTGTTAGTCAAGTTACCTAAAACTGCTACCaagtttttttcttcttcatattTTTTCTTAACACAGCAATTCTCTCAATAGCTGTGAGACTTGGAGCTGAAGTTTCAAGCTGCCATGGCGTTTTCATACAGCAGAGGAACTGCTATAACGTTCTTGGTTCTCATCTTCACTTCGATTTCTTGTATAATTAACATACCAACTGCAGAAGCTCGAATTCGCCGCTATAAATGGGAAGCGAAATATGAATATAAATCTCCGGATTGCTATAAGAAGTTGGTTATAACTATTAATGGCAGAACTCCAGGACCAACAATCTTGGCTCAGCAGAATGATACAGTTATAGTTGAAGTTAAAAATAGTTTGATGACTGAAAATCTTGCAATTCATTGGCATGGGATTAGACAGGTTTTTCATTTTTCAAgtcaaaattatttaattttggtttagtttattttcatggtcttcttctaattcttatAAGTGTATGTGGATTTGATATTTACAGATTGGAAGTCCTTGGTTTGATGGGACCGAAGGAGTTACTCAATGCCCTATTGTTCCTGGAGATACCTTCATATATCAGTTTGTTGTTGACAGGGTAATTCTTTACCTCtaagttgcacggaaacttttcGTTTCTGTTTCCGAAGACGCTTCTGAAATCACGAAAATCTACATTTATAACAAGTCTCATGTTTCCGTATTTTGATTGCAGCCCGGAACATATTTGTATCATGCCCACTACGGAATGCAAAGAGAAGCAGGGCTATACGGATCCATCCGAGTATCTTTACCAGACGGACAATCGGAGCCATTCGCCTACGATTATGATAGGAGCATCATCCTGAATGACTGGTATCACAAAAGTGTATATGAACAAGCCACTGGATTGGCTTCTGTTCCCTTTTCTTGGGTTAATGAACCTCAGGTACTAAACATCATTTGTTCTGTTCTGTGTTGCAACCCATAATTATAATCTAATGTCTCTTTAATACGAATTGTTTTTCAGTCACTTCTGATACAAGGAAAAGGTCTATTCAACTGCTCTACACCAGGAATTCAAGCTGGACTTTGCAATTCTACAACTCCTGAATGCTTTCCTTATGTTATGACTGTAGTGCCTGCAAAAACGTACCGCCTCAGGATTTCTAGCTTGACTGCCTTATCAGCTCTCAGTTTCCAAATTCaggtaattttcaaaattatttttagaattgtAATCTCAGAGAAGTTTTTTTGCAAGATTTATTGCTAATATACTTATTCTTCTATACAGGGACACAATATGACTGTTGTAGAAGCAGATGGGCACTATGTTAAACCATTTGTAGTCAAAAATCTGTTCATCTACTCTGGAGAAACATACTCAGTTCTAATAAAAACAGACCAAAATCCATCAACAAATTACTGGATGACTACAGATGTTGTCAGCAGAAAACCCGGAACTTCACAAGGTCTAGCCATTCTCAACTACTACCCAAACCATCCTCGACGACCACCACCAACACCCCCACCATCAGGCCCACTATGGAACCTCACCGAGCCACGGCTCGCTCAAAGTCTAGCCATTAAGGCTCACCCTGATCACATCCATCCACCTCCTTTGACTGCTCACCGAACCATCATAATGCTCAATACACAGAATAGAGTCAATGATCATGTAAGATGGTCAATCAACAATGTCTCATTCAATCTGCCACACACGCCTTATCTCATATCATTGAAGCATAATTTATCAGGTGTGCATACCCGAATTCCGCCTCCTACGGGTTATAACTTGAAGAACTATGATATTTACAGTGTTCAAGACAACAAGAATGCTACTATTAGTGATCATTCTGTTTATAAGCTGGAGTTTAATACAACAGTCGATGTGATTCTACAAAACGCGAACTCT containing:
- the LOC126655821 gene encoding L-ascorbate oxidase, whose product is MAFSYSRGTAITFLVLIFTSISCIINIPTAEARIRRYKWEAKYEYKSPDCYKKLVITINGRTPGPTILAQQNDTVIVEVKNSLMTENLAIHWHGIRQIGSPWFDGTEGVTQCPIVPGDTFIYQFVVDRPGTYLYHAHYGMQREAGLYGSIRVSLPDGQSEPFAYDYDRSIILNDWYHKSVYEQATGLASVPFSWVNEPQSLLIQGKGLFNCSTPGIQAGLCNSTTPECFPYVMTVVPAKTYRLRISSLTALSALSFQIQGHNMTVVEADGHYVKPFVVKNLFIYSGETYSVLIKTDQNPSTNYWMTTDVVSRKPGTSQGLAILNYYPNHPRRPPPTPPPSGPLWNLTEPRLAQSLAIKAHPDHIHPPPLTAHRTIIMLNTQNRVNDHVRWSINNVSFNLPHTPYLISLKHNLSGVHTRIPPPTGYNLKNYDIYSVQDNKNATISDHSVYKLEFNTTVDVILQNANSMSNNTSETHPWHLHGHDFWVLGYGKGKFEMENDTRTYNLVDPIMKNTVPVHPYGWTALRFKSDNPGVWLFHCHIESHFFMGMGVVFEEGIDRIGKLPSSIMGCGETKDIIHKP